The Cellulophaga sp. L1A9 genome window below encodes:
- a CDS encoding retropepsin-like aspartic protease, with protein MKLKKIIYPLIAIILLLSSCAGSNIDKVLKQGKVLQEDFKTTIPFTYVNGWIVIEVEIENKAYNFILDTGHSNLITTELAAELNSKVLGTEKMSDVNNTQNTTKYTKIDNIKIGNIDFQNTISSIVDLNSNMKSVRCSDIDGLIGSNLMRKAVWDFDFKNQLITIANSEKQLDIPTETIDSKLYIGAAGVPAVTLEINGEKVLNHTVDFGNGGANLLRTKIFQEQLDANLIKKYVKGSQKASGGFGLTETQTFHHTIIEELKIGNHTVNNIFTRVRNGSANNLGLAFFQNYRVILNWKKKKMKMIEITKAGNDVFKTYGFSTLFEENVRVNAIVETSSASKFLKNGDKILRINDTNYANITENQYCDLANDDFNNQTGPLFITIFRDGKELRFELIKTELL; from the coding sequence ATGAAATTAAAAAAAATTATTTATCCCCTTATCGCAATCATACTATTATTATCAAGCTGCGCAGGTTCAAATATTGACAAAGTATTAAAGCAAGGGAAGGTACTACAAGAAGATTTCAAAACTACCATACCCTTTACATACGTAAATGGTTGGATTGTTATAGAAGTGGAAATTGAAAATAAAGCGTATAATTTTATTTTAGACACAGGTCATTCAAACTTAATAACCACAGAATTAGCAGCAGAACTCAATAGTAAGGTTCTAGGTACTGAAAAAATGAGCGATGTTAACAATACCCAGAATACAACCAAGTATACGAAAATTGATAATATCAAAATAGGCAATATTGATTTTCAAAATACTATTTCGTCCATAGTTGATCTCAATAGTAATATGAAATCAGTACGTTGTAGTGATATTGACGGACTAATTGGTTCCAATTTAATGAGAAAAGCAGTTTGGGATTTTGATTTTAAAAATCAGTTAATAACAATAGCAAATAGCGAAAAGCAATTAGATATTCCGACTGAAACTATAGATTCTAAACTCTATATTGGAGCGGCAGGAGTACCTGCGGTTACCTTGGAAATTAATGGGGAGAAAGTACTAAATCATACGGTCGATTTTGGAAATGGTGGAGCAAATCTATTGAGAACAAAGATTTTTCAAGAGCAATTAGATGCTAATCTAATAAAAAAGTATGTAAAGGGTAGTCAAAAAGCTTCTGGCGGATTTGGTCTTACTGAAACACAAACGTTTCATCATACAATTATCGAGGAATTAAAAATAGGTAATCATACTGTCAATAATATATTTACTCGGGTACGTAATGGATCTGCCAATAACTTAGGGTTAGCGTTCTTTCAAAACTATAGAGTAATCTTAAACTGGAAAAAGAAAAAAATGAAAATGATAGAAATTACCAAGGCAGGTAATGACGTTTTTAAAACCTATGGATTTTCAACACTTTTTGAAGAAAACGTTCGCGTAAATGCAATTGTTGAGACTTCTAGTGCATCTAAATTTTTAAAGAATGGGGATAAAATATTGCGTATAAATGATACCAATTATGCAAACATTACAGAAAATCAATATTGTGATTTAGCTAATGACGATTTTAATAACCAAACAGGCCCATTATTCATTACAATCTTTAGAGATGGTAAAGAACTTAGGTTTGAATTAATAAAAACAGAATTACTTTAA
- a CDS encoding serine hydrolase, whose translation MKNLLPLLLIIALLISCKQKTNTISEKPKDYSSLKDSLTSDLNILKDRKNIAGFSTAIINQDGILYNKGFGYSEIGNQKEYTESTIQNIASISKTLIGISLFKAQEMGKLNLDDPVNNYLPFKIVNPTYPNIPITIRHLATHTSTIMDSDNFWENTYILKKTDHSKSVSVFGYMKPPDSKIPLADFLKSLLTDNGELYIPDNFSKEKPGEKFSYSNLGATLCALVIQSATNTSYDKFTQENILKPLEMNNSGWSIRAVDSTKISKLYANYESVLADYSILTYPDGGLLTSSSDLSKLLTEFIKGYAGKGTLLSKESYKKLFENQLSESQMPEGTEANFGIFLDFSKGFMGDNFETIGHSGGDPGVVTGMFFNPNTGLGRILILNTDSDFDDKVIPQFKEIWSAMNTYGNKLNGEKPVATNAHSK comes from the coding sequence ATGAAAAACCTTCTACCTCTGCTTCTAATAATTGCATTACTCATTTCCTGCAAACAAAAAACCAATACGATATCAGAGAAACCAAAAGATTATTCGTCTTTAAAGGACTCGCTAACATCCGATTTGAATATATTAAAAGATAGAAAGAACATTGCCGGATTTTCAACAGCGATAATTAATCAAGACGGAATACTTTACAACAAAGGTTTTGGGTATTCAGAAATTGGAAATCAAAAAGAATATACAGAAAGTACAATTCAGAATATTGCTTCTATTTCAAAGACATTAATTGGCATTTCATTATTCAAAGCCCAAGAAATGGGGAAATTAAATCTTGATGACCCAGTGAACAATTATCTGCCATTCAAAATAGTTAACCCAACTTATCCAAACATTCCTATCACAATTAGGCATTTGGCCACTCATACATCAACCATAATGGACTCGGACAATTTTTGGGAAAACACATACATTCTCAAGAAAACGGACCATTCTAAAAGTGTAAGTGTTTTTGGATATATGAAACCCCCTGATTCTAAAATACCATTAGCAGACTTTCTTAAAAGTTTATTGACTGACAATGGTGAATTATATATTCCCGATAACTTTTCAAAAGAAAAACCCGGTGAAAAATTCAGTTATTCAAATCTTGGTGCCACACTATGTGCGTTGGTTATACAATCTGCAACAAATACATCATACGACAAGTTCACGCAAGAGAATATTTTAAAACCTCTCGAAATGAACAATTCAGGATGGTCAATTAGAGCTGTAGATTCGACAAAAATTTCAAAATTATATGCGAACTATGAAAGTGTATTGGCAGATTATTCTATACTAACATATCCCGACGGTGGACTCTTAACATCAAGTAGTGATTTGAGTAAACTCCTAACCGAATTTATAAAAGGATATGCTGGAAAAGGAACACTATTAAGTAAAGAAAGCTACAAAAAACTGTTTGAAAATCAACTCTCTGAAAGTCAAATGCCTGAAGGTACAGAAGCTAATTTTGGCATATTTTTAGATTTTTCAAAAGGGTTCATGGGAGACAATTTTGAAACAATTGGACATAGTGGAGGTGACCCAGGAGTTGTTACGGGAATGTTTTTCAATCCTAATACTGGACTTGGGCGAATTTTAATATTAAACACGGACTCGGATTTTGATGATAAGGTTATACCTCAATTCAAAGAGATTTGGAGTGCTATGAACACTTACGGGAACAAGCTAAACGGAGAAAAGCCAGTTGCCACCAATGCCCATAGCAAATAG
- a CDS encoding DUF2268 domain-containing putative Zn-dependent protease (predicted Zn-dependent protease with a strongly conserved HExxH motif) codes for MYKTVILLFTVLSLTKVVGQEINFPKDPQEAIFETLDIQNFWKAFDTIESSDENPFKTYIQNGTIGLQDFIPYRIISADSLLNMVNKRRQDYEKIRGIAVKIKEEERKIKPYFYALEYWYPDAVYPPVYFVIGRFNSAGTRSKDGLLIGAEKLTTLDHLPGLIIHESIHFQQKRLKGGETNLLQLSIIEGAADFIAELVTGQKGNKEANNYGNEHNEELCNEFVEKMNGNDMQDWLYGTSKKDDRPNDLGYWIGYEIVKAYFNKSKDKKLAVNHILNIEDYDRFLKDSGYLEEYMK; via the coding sequence ATGTATAAAACAGTAATATTACTTTTCACAGTATTAAGTCTGACAAAAGTAGTTGGACAAGAGATAAATTTCCCAAAAGATCCACAAGAAGCGATATTTGAGACTTTAGATATTCAAAATTTTTGGAAAGCTTTTGATACTATAGAAAGCTCAGATGAAAACCCTTTCAAGACTTATATCCAAAACGGAACAATTGGACTTCAAGATTTTATTCCCTATAGAATAATTAGCGCAGACTCTTTACTAAATATGGTAAATAAACGCAGACAAGATTATGAAAAAATCAGAGGTATTGCTGTAAAAATTAAAGAAGAAGAAAGAAAGATTAAACCATACTTTTATGCATTGGAATATTGGTATCCAGATGCTGTTTATCCACCAGTTTATTTTGTTATAGGGCGCTTTAATAGTGCAGGAACTAGATCCAAAGACGGTTTACTAATTGGAGCCGAAAAACTTACAACTTTAGACCATCTTCCTGGATTGATAATTCACGAATCCATACATTTCCAACAAAAAAGGCTCAAAGGTGGAGAAACAAATTTACTGCAACTGTCTATCATTGAAGGGGCGGCAGATTTTATCGCAGAACTAGTCACAGGGCAAAAGGGAAATAAAGAAGCAAACAACTACGGAAATGAGCACAATGAAGAGTTATGCAATGAGTTTGTGGAAAAAATGAATGGAAACGATATGCAGGATTGGCTTTATGGAACTAGTAAAAAAGATGATAGACCCAATGATTTGGGATATTGGATAGGCTACGAAATTGTGAAGGCATATTTCAATAAATCAAAAGACAAGAAATTAGCTGTGAATCATATTTTAAATATTGAAGATTATGACCGGTTTTTAAAAGACAGCGGATATTTGGAAGAATATATGAAATAA
- a CDS encoding phosphopantetheine-binding protein, with product MGLDSVELVVSVEDKFGIRIPDDECEKIFTVQDFADSVFKRISINPTEKCLKQLIFYRIRKAYQTLDFEKVIIQPDTKISELFTQLELKTNWKKIETELGLKLPELVALDFNPNLDSHVKILGIRTIKRTLPISKGTIRQLIDWTISLNFDAIIDIQSITDKYEIERIISGIISENMGIPISEIELKHSITNDLGID from the coding sequence ATGGGATTAGATTCAGTCGAATTAGTTGTGTCAGTAGAAGACAAATTTGGAATTAGAATTCCTGATGATGAATGCGAAAAAATTTTTACTGTTCAAGATTTCGCCGATTCTGTTTTTAAAAGGATTTCAATAAATCCGACCGAAAAGTGTCTAAAGCAACTAATATTTTATCGTATTAGAAAAGCATACCAAACGTTAGATTTTGAGAAAGTAATTATACAACCTGATACTAAAATATCGGAATTATTCACTCAGTTGGAACTAAAAACAAATTGGAAAAAAATAGAAACTGAACTCGGGCTAAAATTACCGGAATTAGTTGCTCTTGATTTTAATCCAAATTTAGATTCTCATGTCAAAATTTTGGGAATTAGAACCATAAAACGAACTTTACCCATATCGAAAGGAACAATTAGACAGTTAATCGATTGGACTATATCATTGAACTTTGATGCTATAATTGACATTCAAAGTATTACCGACAAATATGAAATAGAAAGAATTATTTCGGGAATAATAAGTGAAAATATGGGGATTCCCATAAGCGAAATTGAATTAAAACATTCGATTACAAATGATTTAGGAATTGACTAA
- a CDS encoding erythromycin esterase family protein, with product MKNILTLIFCLFLTIGSSQKLKTLELLPPESTELKDLSFLKDELKEKQLIMLGEQTHMYGNIFEMKARIVEYLHQELGFTTIAMESSMYDIWKMNKSEFNPDEFNNAIYGVWSSALEFQRLVNYIDKNNLKVIGFDSQVISPSQFIEDFYEYCESQHIPFKLDEDDLGIVIEGILENYTVEEDDITYENYEKELTRILAQIEKLKDNQTNYYWKQFTKNLLASSQDAYYNKEQIMATDLGNKDHNIRDKQMADNLLSYIKRNPNEKIICWADNIHIINDNSSITKPIAKDFISMGSYIHTALKDKSYSLATIHANDSLFESRIKKWALTPIKSNSFESELSGLGKPYLFISSNQEKMHSLQETRLLNFIDFTTARLDQLHDGYIFFQNATLPKRQATTDSLIVSDEQAELAKSIAQIEVDANVILKGQVLDKESNEPIPFATIILKKEEIYRVADENGFYELPVKKTMLQNSSVVISSMGYDSNTITVKELKDKSYLKPKFEELSEVVITGYLLPKTVLKKAVLNKKLNHPTAPFNFHRYGNVLVNKNDTTKLDLELITKDYDAGYLSPFVISQRVEQIKWNKNSTPKKYKLSSQFFSYRQNAIRYSNILDKRKYKKFELKFVKSNNSNDDGVYIIAFETARNKWNYTNRGYPTKYSGRVYIDKENFAIVKVIENWETRLNKVEIEKYYKGYENYKNIVQMTIKEENICDYTAILDTGKLYATRYFNRSYEEYTYNHGKTKNNVYERDSYLFDFELKNVEEIEYYENNNKKENSLNRVNYDKAFWDSFYKREISKQLE from the coding sequence ATGAAAAACATTTTAACTCTAATTTTTTGTCTTTTTTTGACAATCGGCTCTTCACAAAAATTAAAGACACTAGAACTTCTTCCGCCAGAATCAACAGAACTTAAAGATTTATCATTTCTAAAAGATGAATTAAAGGAAAAACAACTGATAATGCTAGGCGAACAAACGCACATGTATGGAAATATTTTTGAGATGAAAGCAAGAATAGTAGAATATCTTCATCAAGAGCTAGGGTTTACCACCATAGCGATGGAATCTTCTATGTATGACATTTGGAAAATGAATAAAAGTGAATTTAATCCCGATGAATTTAATAACGCTATTTATGGAGTTTGGTCTAGTGCACTTGAGTTTCAGAGATTGGTAAATTACATCGATAAAAATAATTTAAAGGTAATTGGTTTTGATTCTCAAGTAATTAGTCCTTCTCAATTTATAGAAGACTTTTATGAGTATTGCGAAAGTCAACATATACCTTTTAAATTAGATGAGGATGATTTAGGTATTGTAATAGAAGGTATTTTAGAAAATTATACTGTTGAGGAAGATGACATTACATATGAAAATTACGAAAAAGAGCTTACTAGAATTCTAGCGCAAATAGAAAAGTTAAAAGACAACCAAACTAATTACTATTGGAAACAATTTACAAAAAATCTTTTAGCCAGTTCGCAAGACGCATATTATAATAAAGAGCAAATTATGGCAACAGATCTTGGTAACAAAGATCATAATATCCGAGATAAGCAAATGGCCGATAATTTGTTGAGCTATATAAAAAGGAATCCGAATGAAAAAATTATTTGCTGGGCAGATAACATCCATATTATAAATGATAATTCAAGCATAACAAAACCGATTGCAAAAGATTTTATTTCTATGGGTTCCTACATTCATACAGCGTTAAAAGACAAGTCATATAGTTTAGCAACCATACACGCAAATGATTCACTATTTGAATCCAGAATAAAAAAATGGGCATTAACCCCAATAAAAAGCAATTCTTTTGAAAGTGAATTAAGTGGTTTAGGTAAGCCGTATCTATTTATAAGCTCAAACCAAGAGAAAATGCATTCCTTACAGGAAACCAGATTATTAAATTTTATCGATTTCACAACAGCACGGTTAGATCAATTACATGATGGTTATATCTTTTTTCAAAACGCAACCCTACCCAAACGACAAGCCACAACAGATAGCTTAATAGTTTCTGATGAACAAGCAGAATTAGCTAAAAGTATTGCGCAAATTGAAGTAGATGCAAATGTTATACTTAAAGGTCAGGTACTAGACAAGGAAAGCAACGAACCAATACCATTTGCAACCATAATTTTAAAAAAGGAAGAAATTTATCGTGTAGCAGACGAAAATGGATTTTATGAATTACCAGTAAAAAAAACAATGCTACAAAACTCATCGGTTGTTATTTCATCAATGGGTTATGATTCAAATACAATTACCGTAAAAGAATTAAAGGATAAAAGTTATTTAAAACCGAAGTTTGAAGAATTATCTGAAGTTGTCATAACTGGATATTTATTGCCGAAGACCGTATTGAAGAAAGCGGTTTTAAACAAGAAACTAAATCACCCCACAGCACCATTTAATTTTCACAGGTATGGTAATGTTTTAGTAAATAAAAATGACACTACCAAATTGGATTTAGAGTTAATAACTAAAGACTATGATGCTGGTTATTTATCTCCTTTTGTTATATCACAAAGAGTAGAACAAATTAAATGGAATAAAAATAGTACTCCTAAAAAGTATAAATTATCATCTCAATTTTTCTCATATAGACAAAATGCGATTCGTTACTCCAATATTCTAGATAAGCGAAAGTATAAGAAATTTGAACTAAAATTTGTAAAGTCCAATAACAGTAATGACGACGGAGTATATATAATAGCATTCGAAACAGCAAGGAATAAATGGAATTATACGAACCGAGGATATCCTACAAAATATTCTGGAAGAGTTTATATTGATAAAGAAAATTTTGCTATTGTAAAAGTGATTGAAAACTGGGAAACTAGACTAAACAAGGTAGAGATTGAAAAATATTATAAAGGATATGAAAATTATAAAAATATTGTTCAAATGACCATTAAGGAAGAAAATATTTGTGATTATACAGCTATTTTAGATACTGGCAAATTGTATGCTACAAGATATTTTAATAGGTCCTACGAGGAATACACGTATAATCATGGTAAAACTAAAAATAACGTTTATGAACGCGATTCCTATTTGTTTGACTTTGAGTTAAAGAATGTAGAAGAAATTGAATATTATGAAAATAACAATAAAAAAGAAAATTCATTAAATAGGGTTAACTATGATAAAGCTTTTTGGGATTCATTTTACAAGCGCGAAATAAGTAAGCAATTGGAATAA
- a CDS encoding cysteine hydrolase family protein, protein MKNKKALLIIDMQKGSFTPKTPRFDVDGVVKRMNELAELFRKAESPVIYIQHDGTGTGEFEKNTMEWELLDSLNVKPTDILIDKYVNDVFYNSELKSKLTELNVTELFITGCATDFCVESTIQSALTKDYNITIVSDGHTTGERPHLTAKKVIEHYNWVWKNMIPTKGKIDVKNLEEIKRTTPQLYI, encoded by the coding sequence ATGAAAAACAAAAAAGCCCTTTTAATAATTGATATGCAAAAAGGTTCTTTTACACCTAAAACACCTCGATTTGATGTTGATGGAGTTGTCAAGCGGATGAACGAACTTGCTGAATTATTTCGTAAAGCGGAATCACCTGTAATTTATATCCAGCACGATGGAACTGGGACTGGAGAATTTGAAAAAAACACAATGGAATGGGAATTATTGGACTCTCTAAATGTTAAACCCACAGATATTCTGATAGACAAATATGTAAATGATGTATTTTATAATTCAGAACTTAAATCAAAATTGACGGAACTAAATGTTACCGAATTGTTTATTACAGGATGTGCAACGGATTTTTGTGTGGAGTCTACAATTCAGTCTGCTTTGACAAAAGACTATAATATTACTATCGTTTCTGATGGACACACAACAGGAGAAAGACCACATTTAACGGCTAAAAAAGTGATAGAACATTATAATTGGGTTTGGAAAAATATGATACCGACAAAAGGGAAAATCGATGTGAAGAATCTTGAGGAAATAAAAAGAACGACACCACAACTCTATATATAG